A DNA window from Setaria viridis chromosome 2, Setaria_viridis_v4.0, whole genome shotgun sequence contains the following coding sequences:
- the LOC117845177 gene encoding uncharacterized protein, with the protein MLSPDIQKDLAKACAEEVTAVIMDEIRGRRFSVLIDESRDVSITEQMAMVLRFVNDEGKVVQRFLGLKHIEKCTSVAFKEALVGMISSHKLSINMIRGQGYDGASNMRGEFNGVQKLIHDENPYAFYVHCFAHQLQLVVVVVSTFTPAIADFFNYVPLIVNTVGASCMRKDVLLAKHHDNLMEKLENCEIATGRGLNQESGLARPRDTRWGSHLKTLLRILVMWDAILEVLEIVKKDSIKPTCNGGAFGLIGKMESFDFVFILHLMIELLSTTDNLSRASQRKDQDIVEAMHLIMSVKESLQDMRDNGWEPLFKRVKTF; encoded by the exons ATGTTATCTCCTgatattcagaaggatcttgCTAAAGCTTGTGCAGAGGAAGTCACGGCAGTGATTATGGATGAGATTCGTGGTAGGCGATTCTCAGTGCTTATTGATGAGTCTCGAGATGTATCTATAACGGAGCAAATGGCTATGGTTCTGAG GTTTGTGAATGATGAAGGAAAAGTGGTGCAGAGATTTCTTGGACTTAAACATATTGAGAAATGTACATCTGTTGCATTCAAAGAAGCTTTGGTCGGTATGATTTCTAGCCACAAGTTAAGCATCAATATGATTCGGGGGCAAGGTTATGATGGAGCATCCAATATGAGAGGTGAATTTAATGGGGTGCAAAAATTGATTCATGATGAAAATCCTTATGCCTTCTATGTTCATTGCTTTGCCCATCAATTGCAATTAGTGGTTGTCGTTGTTTCAACTTTTACTCCAGCTATTGCAGATTTTTTCAACTATGTTCCTTTGATAGTTAATACTGTGGGTGCATCTTGTATGAGAAAGGATGTCTTGCTTGCAAAGCACCATGATAATTTAATGGAAAAGTTAGAGAATTGTGAGATAGCCACCGGAAGAGGTTTAAATCAAGAAAGTGGCCTTGCTAGGCCTAGAGATACTAGATGGGGCTCTCATCTTAAAACATTGCTTCGCATTTTGGTAATGTGGGATGCTATTTTGGAGGTGCTTGAGATTGTGAAGAAAGATTCCATTAAACCAACATGTAACGGTGGTGCTTTCGGTTTAATTGGTAAAATGGAAAGCTTTGATTTTGTGTTCATCCTGCATTTGATGATAGAATTATTGAGCACTACAGATAATTTGTCACGTGCTTCGCAAAGAAAGGATCAAGATATTGTTGAAGCAATGCATTTGATCATGAGTGTGAAAGAAAGCTTGCAGGATATGAGGGACAATGGATGGGAACCATTATTCAAAAGAGTGAAGACATTCTGA